The sequence tcatgctgaaacaggaaatggccttgcccaaactgttgccacttAGTTGGAAGTAACAATTGTCTagtatgtcattgtatgctgtagcgttaagatttcccttcactggaactaaggggcctagcccgaaccatgaaaaacagcaccagaccattattcctcctccaccaaactgtacagttggcactatacagtcgggcaggtagcgttctcctagcgtccgccaaacccagattcatcagtcggactgccagatggtgaagtatgattcaatcactccagagaacacgtttccactgttccaaagtccaatggcggcaagtttacaccactccagccgacgcttggcattgtgcatggtgatcttagtcttgtgtgcggctggaaacccatttcatgaagctcccaaataacagttattgtgctgatgttgcttccagaggcagtttggaacttgatagtgagtgttgcaaccgaggacggaCGTTTTTTAagtgcttcagcactctgcggtcccgttctgagcttgtgtggcctaccacttcgcagctgagccgttgttgctcctagaagtttccatttcacaataaaagcacttacagttgaccggggaagctctagcaaaGCAGGAATTgaactaactgacttgttggaaaggtggcatcctatgacggtgccatgttgaagtcactgagctcttcagtaaggccattctactgccaatgtttgtctatggaaattgcatggctgtgtgctcgattttatacacctgtcagcaacaggtgtagctgaaatagccaaatccactaatttaaaggggtgtccacatacttttgtatatatagtgtatatcccCTTTTCTGAACATTAGGCAATATATTATAGACACATGGAAATTAATTCAATTTGGCATCATAACTAAAGACACTCTAATCTCTTCCTTTgtgaagacacagagacagggtttGGCACGTATAGGATGAGAAGGCAGATGTAGATAGCAATGTAGAGTGCTGAGAGATTCTGTTAGAATTCTCCTAACAGAGAGTCAACTCATGAAAATCTACACTAGACCTTTAAACAAGCACAGATTATCTCCTGCAATCAGCAATACTGAATGGCTAAAATTAACTTTTCTATTTCGCACATATCCCGCTAACTCCAACTCATAACTCCTTAATTAACCATaatcaataaataaatatagtgTCCCACACTATGTGATCAGTGGCTGATGCCTAATGCAGGGTGACTTGTATTTGAGTCACAAACAGCTGCCAGCGGAAATATAAATGTCAAATGTCATGATTAATAGAAATATCCAGAATACTGGTAATACTGGTAATATCCAGAATACTGGTAATACTGGTAATATCCAGAATACTGGTAATACTGGATGGCTTGGTAAAGTGCTGCTTCTGTTGTTACTTCATATAGTCAGAAAAAAACAATGATAATACTTTAGCACTTATTTAGATATATTTGGCCAGGTGAATATGCAGATAAACAAAAAGACCACCATAAAAAAAGAGTGTGTTCCTGGGTGTGCTACATTTTGAATGCATATAGAGTATGCACTGTACACCATTCTATGGTATTTCAACACTGGTTGGCCAGACCATCTGTTGATTGTTGGAGAGGATGGATGGTGTAACATCAGTTTGTGTTCCAGTCTCTTTAGTGGGCCTTTCCACATGGGTTGTCTGAGGTCTGGCAGCCCATGTTCTGATACTTCACCTGGACACGGAACAGAGTGCCGTCTGCACACATACACAGCTTGTACCTCAACAGACCCTCGTCGAAATACACATTGGCCCCCACTGGGGGGTTAGGCATGCGAGTGACGCTCACCATCACAGATCCGTTCAAAATAATACTGTTCTCCTGCAAAGGGAAATACCTTGTTAACCATATTTGTTAATGGAATACACTATACCATAGACTTTCAAATTGTATACATGTATTACAAATTTGGTAAGGTGTGACACTCACAGCTCTGAGCTCGATGTCCCCTCCCATCCTGAACTCCACTGTCTTGCCCATGATGAAGACCCCCTCGTTGCCACGGATGATGGCCTTGCTGTCCCCTTTGATGGACAGGTCAGAGGAAGCGTTGCTGGTGATCTGAAAGAGAGTCTTCACTTTTTCTGGGATTTTTCAAGATGTTCATCAATGACAGGAACAGATTCTAGAATGTATttgatctacagtaacacactgcaaGGTCAATCCTACGGTTTAATTACATGTTTTATTAGATAGCTTCTGTAACCCTGAAACATACCCTTTCTGTGGAGGCCTTCTTCACATTGAGTACTTTGACTCCTTTGGGCAGGTGGAACTCGTGGTTTTCAAAGTCTGTGCTGAAGAAGGTGTTCTGAGTGCGGGGGTCAGTGAAGGATATGCCCATGTCACTGGTGATGGACGTCTTCTCTTTCTCAACACTGAGCTTAGTGGAGCCCTGCTGGAACACCACCTGGAACACATATACATGTAAGAGCATACATTCTGAGTAGCCCTtttctgcagtcaaatgacccagTGGCcccatgggtggaatgttattcatatgtTTCATAATTGAATAATTAAACATTGTTTTTTTAAACCTAgctgaaaatctggtgtttctatgtcaaatggttttgtgatatttaagtatttttaagcccataaccatgtgtttgAGGTGTacattttgtttcaaagtagagtttcttaagactaccaagaaacactctgattTAGCCCAACGCAGTAAAAGGTTAATGTATTTATATTTGGGTATTGGGGATCTGTGTATGTATAGACTAGTTACAACAATGCATTTGTGTGTTCTGAATCTATTCCGTGTGTGTTTGCGCCTCTGTGTTGTCTAGGTGAATGGGTTTTGACTAACTGACTGTTTTTTGCCTAAGTGAGTGTGTTTTGCCTGAGCTCACCGGgttgttgttgccggtgataacCAGGTCCTGGTCCTTCCTGCCCCCCACAGTACTCTTGTGCAGTGGGTGGACCACGCCCATGTCTGCCTTCTGTTTGAAACGCAGCAGCCCACTTTCATGAAACTCCATACTGTCACAACCACTAGGCCCGATTCGTATCACCGTCCAGATCACTAGAGTGATCTGATAGTTGGGAAAATGTACAGATATTTGGATATATTGATTTGAATATTGTCATGATCATAACTAGTTATAACATAACCATAACTAACATTATCATGATGCCATGCAAATCAAAacgtattagtcacatgcgccaaatacaacaggtgaccttacttacaagcccctaaccaacaatgcagtttaaaaaatacaaataagaatAAGATATAAAAGGAACAAgttattaaagagcagcagtaaaataacaattgcgagactatatacagggggtaccggttagtcgaggtaattgaggtaaaatGTACATTAGGTAGAGGTATTAAAATTACTAtaaatagataataacagagagtagcagcggtgtaaaagagggggtgggggggggggcaatgcaaatagtctgggtagccatttgattagatgttcaggagtcttatggcttgggggtagaagctgttaagaagcctcttggacctagacttggtgcttcggtaccgcttgccgtgcggtagcagagagaacagtctatgactagggtggctggagtctgacaattattagggccttcctctgacatcgcctggtatagaggtcctggatggcaggaagcttgaccccagagATGTACTGGGCCactcgcactaccctctgtagtgccttgcggtcggaggccgagcagttgccatatcaggcagtgatgcaaccatgctctcgatggtgcagctgtagaaccttttaaggatctgaggacccatgccaaatcttttcagtctcctgagggggaaaaggttttgtcgtgccctcttcacgactgtcttggtgtgctaggccatgttagtttgttggtgatgtggacatcaaggaacttgaagctctcaacctgctccactacagccctgtagatgagactgggggtgtgctcggtcctccttctcctgtagtccacaatcatctcctctgTCGTCTtggatcatgttgagggagaggttgttgtcctggcaacacacggacagttctctgacctcctccctattggccgtctcgtcgttgtcggtgatcaggcctaccactgtttaccacggcaaacttaatgatggtgttggagacgtgcctggccgtgcagtcatgagtgaacagagagtacaggaggggactgagcacacacccctgaggggcccctgtgttgaggatcagcatggtggatgtgttgctacctacccttaccacctgggggcggcccgtctggaagtccaggatccagttgcagagggaggtgtttagtcccagggtccttagcttattgattagctttgagggcaccatggtgttgaacgctgtagtcaatgaatagcattctcacataggtgttccttttgtccagatgggaaatgggagtgtggagtgcaatagagattgcatcatctgtggatctgttagggcggtatgaaAATTGcattgggtctagggtttctgggataattttGTTGacatgagccatgaccagcctttcaaagcactttgtggcaacagacatgagtgctattggtcagtagtcatttaggcaggctaccttagtgttcttgggcacagggactatggtgctatgcttaaaacatgttgatattacagacttggacagggagaggttgaaaatgtcagtgaagacacttgccagttggtcagcgcatgctcacagtacacgtcctggtaatccatctggccctgcggccttgtgaatgttgacctatttcaaggtcttactcacatcggctgcggagagcgtgatcacacagtcgtccgggaaCAGCTGGTGATCTCAtttatgtttcagtgttatttgcctcgaagcgagcatagaagtagtttagctcgtctggtaggcttgtgtcactgggcagctctcggctgtgcttccctttgtagtctgtaatggtttgccacatccgacgagcatcggagccgttgtagtacgattcgatcttagtcctgtatttacactttgcctgtttgatggttcgtcggagggcatagcgggatttcatataagcttccgggttagagtcctgctccttgaaagcggcagctctagcctttagctcagtgcggatgttgccttaatccatggcttctggttggggtatgtatgcatggtcactgtggggatgatgtcatcgatgcacttatttatgaagccaatgactgatgtggggtaatcctcaatgccatcagaagaatcccggaacatattccagtctgtgctagaaaaatagtcttgtagcttagcatctgcttcatctgcccACCTtgttatagaccgagtcactgct is a genomic window of Oncorhynchus nerka isolate Pitt River linkage group LG24, Oner_Uvic_2.0, whole genome shotgun sequence containing:
- the sgcb gene encoding beta-sarcoglycan; amino-acid sequence: MASEQESSNGPVKRSMREKAIERRTTNKEHNSNFKAGYVPIEEERLHKTGLRGRKGNMAVCIIILLFLLALINLIITLVIWTVIRIGPSGCDSMEFHESGLLRFKQKADMGVVHPLHKSTVGGRKDQDLVITGNNNPVVFQQGSTKLSVEKEKTSITSDMGISFTDPRTQNTFFSTDFENHEFHLPKGVKVLNVKKASTERITSNASSDLSIKGDSKAIIRGNEGVFIMGKTVEFRMGGDIELRAENSIILNGSVMVSVTRMPNPPVGANVYFDEGLLRYKLCMCADGTLFRVQVKYQNMGCQTSDNPCGKAH